A stretch of the Vitis riparia cultivar Riparia Gloire de Montpellier isolate 1030 chromosome 13, EGFV_Vit.rip_1.0, whole genome shotgun sequence genome encodes the following:
- the LOC117927615 gene encoding ferroptosis suppressor protein 1-like isoform X1, with protein sequence MATEELPPLASDIKRVVILGGGIAGSLLAKSLQFRADIFLVDPKEYFEIPWASLRAMVEPSFAERTVINHRDYLTNGQLVVSTAVNIRDNEVLTSSGQWIAYDYLVIATGHLDHVPKTRTERLEQYQAESEKIKSANSILIVGGGPTGVELAGEIVVDFPDKKVTLVHRGSRLLEFIGAKASKKALDWLTSKKVEVLLNQSVDINTASDGTYQTSGGETIIADCHFVCTGKPIGSSWLKDTVLKDNLDGHGKLVVDDNLRVRGLKNVFAIGDITAIPEIQQGYLAQRHAVVAAKNIKMLMSGEKETKLATYKPGSAIAIVSLGRRDAVAQLPFATICGCIPGMIKSRDLFVGKTRKQMGLKPTLT encoded by the exons ATGGCGACGGAAGAGCTTCCGCCCCTGGCGTCTGACATTAAAAGGGTGGTGATCCTCGGCGGTGGCATCGCCGGCTCTCTCCTCGCCAAGTCTCTCCAGTTCCGCGCCGATATTTTCCTCGTTGATCC GAAGGAGTACTTTGAGATCCCATGGGCAAGCTTGAGGGCGATGGTGGAGCCATCATTTGCTGAGAGAACGGTGATTAACCACAGAGATTACCTTACCAATGGGCAACTTGTTGTATCTACTGCGGTTAACATCAGAGACAACGAAGTGTTGACTTCAAGTGGTCAATGGATTGCATATGATTATCTTGTTATTGCCACAGGTCATTTGGATCATGTTCCCAAAACAAGAACTGAGAGGCTCGAGCAGTACCAAGCTg AGTCTGAAAAGATAAAATCTGCCAATTCCATTTTGATTGTTGGAGGGGGGCCCACTGGTGTGGAACTTGCTGGTGAAATTGTTGTTGACTTTCCTGATAAGAAGGTGACATTGGTGCACAGGGGATCCAGGTTGCTAGAGTTTATTGGAGCTAAGGCTTCCAAGAAGGCGCTGGATTGGTTAACATCGAAGAAAGTTGAGGTGCTCTTAAATCAATCTGTTGATATAAACACTGCATCTGATGGTACTTATCAAACGTCTGGTGGAGAAACTATCATAGCAGATTGCCACTTTGTGTGCACAGGGAAACCAATAGGTTCATCTTGGCTTAAGGACACCGTCCTTAAGGATAACTTGGATGGCCATGGAAAGTTGGTGGTTGATGATAACCTAAGGGTCAGGGGCCTCAAAAATGTTTTCGCCATAGGAGATATCACTGCTATTCCT GAAATCCAACAGGGGTATTTGGCGCAAAGGCATGCTGTGGTGGCTGCCAAGAACATAAAGATGTTGATGTCCGGAGAGAAGGAGACCAAGTTGGCCACTTACAAGCCTGGTTCAGCAATAGCTATTGTCTCGCTTGGGAGGAGAGATGCAGTGGCACAATTACCCTTTGCAACAATTTGTGGTTGCATTCCTGGTATGATCAAATCCAGGGACTTGTTTGTGGGGAAGACAAGGAAGCAAATGGGGCTAAAGCCGACTCTTACATAA
- the LOC117927615 gene encoding ferroptosis suppressor protein 1-like isoform X2: MATEELPPLASDIKRVVILGGGIAGSLLAKSLQFRADIFLVDPKEYFEIPWASLRAMVEPSFAERTVINHRDYLTNGQLVVSTAVNIRDNEVLTSSGQWIAYDYLVIATGHLDHVPKTRTERLEQYQAESEKIKSANSILIVGGGPTGVELAGEIVVDFPDKKVTLVHRGSRLLEFIGAKASKKALDWLTSKKVEVLLNQSVDINTASDGTYQTSGGETIIADCHFVCTGKPIGSSWLKDTVLKDNLDGHGKLVVDDNLRVRGLKNVFAIGDITAIPGYLAQRHAVVAAKNIKMLMSGEKETKLATYKPGSAIAIVSLGRRDAVAQLPFATICGCIPGMIKSRDLFVGKTRKQMGLKPTLT, from the exons ATGGCGACGGAAGAGCTTCCGCCCCTGGCGTCTGACATTAAAAGGGTGGTGATCCTCGGCGGTGGCATCGCCGGCTCTCTCCTCGCCAAGTCTCTCCAGTTCCGCGCCGATATTTTCCTCGTTGATCC GAAGGAGTACTTTGAGATCCCATGGGCAAGCTTGAGGGCGATGGTGGAGCCATCATTTGCTGAGAGAACGGTGATTAACCACAGAGATTACCTTACCAATGGGCAACTTGTTGTATCTACTGCGGTTAACATCAGAGACAACGAAGTGTTGACTTCAAGTGGTCAATGGATTGCATATGATTATCTTGTTATTGCCACAGGTCATTTGGATCATGTTCCCAAAACAAGAACTGAGAGGCTCGAGCAGTACCAAGCTg AGTCTGAAAAGATAAAATCTGCCAATTCCATTTTGATTGTTGGAGGGGGGCCCACTGGTGTGGAACTTGCTGGTGAAATTGTTGTTGACTTTCCTGATAAGAAGGTGACATTGGTGCACAGGGGATCCAGGTTGCTAGAGTTTATTGGAGCTAAGGCTTCCAAGAAGGCGCTGGATTGGTTAACATCGAAGAAAGTTGAGGTGCTCTTAAATCAATCTGTTGATATAAACACTGCATCTGATGGTACTTATCAAACGTCTGGTGGAGAAACTATCATAGCAGATTGCCACTTTGTGTGCACAGGGAAACCAATAGGTTCATCTTGGCTTAAGGACACCGTCCTTAAGGATAACTTGGATGGCCATGGAAAGTTGGTGGTTGATGATAACCTAAGGGTCAGGGGCCTCAAAAATGTTTTCGCCATAGGAGATATCACTGCTATTCCT GGGTATTTGGCGCAAAGGCATGCTGTGGTGGCTGCCAAGAACATAAAGATGTTGATGTCCGGAGAGAAGGAGACCAAGTTGGCCACTTACAAGCCTGGTTCAGCAATAGCTATTGTCTCGCTTGGGAGGAGAGATGCAGTGGCACAATTACCCTTTGCAACAATTTGTGGTTGCATTCCTGGTATGATCAAATCCAGGGACTTGTTTGTGGGGAAGACAAGGAAGCAAATGGGGCTAAAGCCGACTCTTACATAA
- the LOC117927615 gene encoding apoptosis-inducing factor homolog B-like isoform X3 has translation MATEELPPLASDIKRVVILGGGIAGSLLAKSLQFRADIFLVDPKEYFEIPWASLRAMVEPSFAERTVINHRDYLTNGQLVVSTAVNIRDNEVLTSSGQWIAYDYLVIATGHLDHVPKTRTERLEQYQAESEKIKSANSILIVGGGPTGVELAGEIVVDFPDKKVTLVHRGSRLLEFIGAKASKKALDWLTSKKVEVLLNQSVDINTASDGTYQTSGGETIIADCHFVCTGKPIGSSWLKDTVLKDNLDGHGKLVVDDNLRVRGLKNVFAIGDITAIPVWTTAIFCSCEAEGI, from the exons ATGGCGACGGAAGAGCTTCCGCCCCTGGCGTCTGACATTAAAAGGGTGGTGATCCTCGGCGGTGGCATCGCCGGCTCTCTCCTCGCCAAGTCTCTCCAGTTCCGCGCCGATATTTTCCTCGTTGATCC GAAGGAGTACTTTGAGATCCCATGGGCAAGCTTGAGGGCGATGGTGGAGCCATCATTTGCTGAGAGAACGGTGATTAACCACAGAGATTACCTTACCAATGGGCAACTTGTTGTATCTACTGCGGTTAACATCAGAGACAACGAAGTGTTGACTTCAAGTGGTCAATGGATTGCATATGATTATCTTGTTATTGCCACAGGTCATTTGGATCATGTTCCCAAAACAAGAACTGAGAGGCTCGAGCAGTACCAAGCTg AGTCTGAAAAGATAAAATCTGCCAATTCCATTTTGATTGTTGGAGGGGGGCCCACTGGTGTGGAACTTGCTGGTGAAATTGTTGTTGACTTTCCTGATAAGAAGGTGACATTGGTGCACAGGGGATCCAGGTTGCTAGAGTTTATTGGAGCTAAGGCTTCCAAGAAGGCGCTGGATTGGTTAACATCGAAGAAAGTTGAGGTGCTCTTAAATCAATCTGTTGATATAAACACTGCATCTGATGGTACTTATCAAACGTCTGGTGGAGAAACTATCATAGCAGATTGCCACTTTGTGTGCACAGGGAAACCAATAGGTTCATCTTGGCTTAAGGACACCGTCCTTAAGGATAACTTGGATGGCCATGGAAAGTTGGTGGTTGATGATAACCTAAGGGTCAGGGGCCTCAAAAATGTTTTCGCCATAGGAGATATCACTGCTATTCCT GTATGGACAACTGCTATATTTTGCTCATGTGAAGCAGAGGGGATATAA